A region of the Vibrio sp. YMD68 genome:
TAGTGAAAAGACATAAACCCACATCCGATATGGCGAGTATTCTTACTCAGGCTGCGAAACTGTCTGACAAAATCCCGGTCTCTGAGGTGCATGACAAGCTCGGTATTCGCCAGGCAAACCAAGGTGAAGATACTGTTAAGCTGCAAGTGGACACGCCATCGATGGTGACACCCACAGTCAGCGCGTTCAGTGCACCGACCTCAAAAGAGAGTCAAACACCATCAAGCCAGCTTGATAATACGCTAGAAGAGGATTATATCGAGCCGCTTTATCAAATGCTGCTTCGTTACGAAAAGGATGGGAAAACTCTTAAGACTTTTATGGATGACTTACCGACACTGTTTGCTCAGTTGGACGATGATTCTACTCAGAGTCTTATCAGTGCTGTATTTGAAAGGTACTTTACTCAAGGAATGAGTGATGTCGGACGTTAACGTGGCGAGTGTGCCTCATGTTGAAGCTACTGAGGTAATGCTCAAGAAACTCAATATTCCTACCCGACATTGGGATGACATGTTGGGTGCGCCTCGAGCAAGGGGCTTCGCAGTTGCTGGAGCCACAAAAATGAGTTTATTAAAGGACCTTCATGATGCATTGAATGAGGCGCTGAGCCAGGGAAAAACCATCACTGATTTTAGAAAAGCTTTTGATGAAACTGTGCTGTCTCATGGTTGGACTTATAACGGAAAGCGTGGCTGGCGCACCAAGGTGATTTTTAATAATAATTTAAATAGTGCGTATAGCGCTGGGCGCTGGCAACAGTTCGAGCGCCAGAAGAAAAATCGCCCTTATCTAACTTATATGACTGTCGGTGATGATAGGGTTCGTGATGAACACGATAAATGGCGATATTTGACACTGCCCATTGATGATCCGTTTTGGGATACATACATGCCTCCCAATGACTTTGGATGTCGGTGCTACGTATTGAGTAAGTCCGAAGATGATATCAACCGTGAAAATCTAACCATCAGCCACTCTCCAGAAATAAAAACTAGCGAGCGAATCAATACTCGTACAGGGGAATTATATGGGGAAGTTGCTGAAGGTGTTGGTGTTGGTTGGGACTATAATGTAGGTAAGGTGTGGTTGGGGCCAGATAATTCACTCGGTGAGTACATTGCGTCAATGCCAGAGGTGTATCGCAAAGAGGTTCTATCCCAAAATAAAGCGTATATTAGCCAGCTTTCAAAGTACTTTAACACCTGGTCGACGCCAGTCATTGATGGCACAGCTCGCGGTAAGGCCACCAGTGTTGGGTTATTGAGTGTCTCTGCGTTTGAGAAAGTACAGTCAAAGTCTGCCACGATTTTTATTGATGACTGGCGCTTAAAGCGAATGAGTCGAGAGCTCAAGAGAGCCAAGTCGATTGACCTACCTAAAGAAGTCTTGCAAGACATTCCCGGAGCACTAGACAATGCCGTTGCGATATTGCTGGATAAACGCCAAGTCCAAAAAGGAAGAACAACTTTGGTTTACGTGATTAAACTAGAAGGTCAAAAGAATAAATACGGAAAGCTGATAG
Encoded here:
- a CDS encoding phage minor head protein, yielding MSDVNVASVPHVEATEVMLKKLNIPTRHWDDMLGAPRARGFAVAGATKMSLLKDLHDALNEALSQGKTITDFRKAFDETVLSHGWTYNGKRGWRTKVIFNNNLNSAYSAGRWQQFERQKKNRPYLTYMTVGDDRVRDEHDKWRYLTLPIDDPFWDTYMPPNDFGCRCYVLSKSEDDINRENLTISHSPEIKTSERINTRTGELYGEVAEGVGVGWDYNVGKVWLGPDNSLGEYIASMPEVYRKEVLSQNKAYISQLSKYFNTWSTPVIDGTARGKATSVGLLSVSAFEKVQSKSATIFIDDWRLKRMSRELKRAKSIDLPKEVLQDIPGALDNAVAILLDKRQVQKGRTTLVYVIKLEGQKNKYGKLIVDINYQSKTGFKGNGVVSGSVVSKLSLQDSSVYEVIEGSL